The nucleotide sequence ATCGCCGGGCTCGCCGCGCGGGAAGTGATGGGTGTGCATGCCATGGGCAGCGGGCTGTCACGGACCCTCGGGGCCGTGCGGGACCGGGTCCCCGGCGGGGCCAAGTCCGTGACCCGGGGTGTGAAGGTCGAGGTCGGCGAGGTGCAGACCGCGCTGGACCTGGAGATCGTCGTCGACTACGGCGTGTCCATCAGCGACGTGGCCCGTGACGTGCGCGAGAACGTCGTCGCGGCCGTCGAGCGGATGACCGGTCTGGAGGTCGTCGAGGTCAACATCGCGGTCAGCGACGTGAAGCTGCCGGACGAGGAGGACGAGGAGCCGGAGTCCCGGCTGCAG is from Streptomyces sp. NBC_01314 and encodes:
- a CDS encoding Asp23/Gls24 family envelope stress response protein yields the protein MTDVTERNRTEGPDTAKEPTQVGRRATRRGGGDPAGRGRTTIADGVVEKIAGLAAREVMGVHAMGSGLSRTLGAVRDRVPGGAKSVTRGVKVEVGEVQTALDLEIVVDYGVSISDVARDVRENVVAAVERMTGLEVVEVNIAVSDVKLPDEEDEEPESRLQ